ttgcgattgcgtttaccactcgccactcgctgcaactgcctgttgtcttgatgtccacagaaccgaatgtgttctgttccgaatgcgggttttcttatcgtcgcgagcagctttaccagctaactcgatcacttcggcggccgaaactatataacgccggctaggtggactggtgcactggtactaacgcgctcggcctagctacccttgcgggaactccagatcaacacggttcgagcgggattttgcctttcccttcacttttcctcctttaccatgtccagacatggctgcttgggttggtttgttgatgtgttgtgatgcgaaccgatgtggtgtacggtttgaatgagaatgatcgttacgcagcggagcggggatttttaagctgactggctggctcgagaattacgcatgtgtgagactgcgaccaatgtttcgttaatttttttctttttcctttccaatcgtggttcattctatttcgctgctgctctggttgcccgttttggtcggtacgatttgaggagcacaaaatggaccaatcaaaaatgggcacatagtgcattttgacaatgcttgatatttcacaattattcaattatttatctcaagaaaaatgaaatgttattcgttatgatagatgcgtagatatatttcctatcaattgatgcaaaaacctttgcgatctattgagaaatgctcgagttataagcgttccaaatcttgcattttttcctacttgttcagtgcctagatttccatttcaccccctatatcttccggttagacgtagtcctacgtcaaaaaatttaaaaataaatataataagataaacttctattttagttacagtagaaaattatagttattcaaactaatttttattaaattaaattcaaaaatgaaaaaagttccaacaaATGTTGAAGTGCAATATATATGaagatggtcaccctaatgccaacgcttgatgATTACGTAAACACCAAGCGAAACAATGGTATTTGTTATGCACAGAAAGTGGAAGAAATGatagaaaggagaaaaaaaagaaataaacttctacttgccgctgcgGTGTGACGTAGGTGATCTGTTGAATGGGTCCTCAGTGTCTCGATCGTACACCACTTATTTGGTTGAGATTCACCACGCTTGCAAGCGCGCCGGATGAAAAAAAagatgggtgggtaatgtcggggacataaccggagtgacgtaggcctatacaaaggggacagcttttgttaaatatattgttttattttcttctcctacgtgaatacctacctatctacctgaaaaatggattagtttactgtttactctttatgaatatattgatggttctgaaaagatcctttggtgttgtgtttttgttatcactcgatattcccatcttgttcggttgaACCTTCCtttttagctattgcgtttgccactcgccacagctttcacagttggtaaatttcttcccatccagcttgtggcatgttgttcagtaaattacatttaatgcgacgtgccggataaacactttgccactcactgaaactaattgttgccgtgatgagcgccgaaccgaagctgctctgttcttgatgcgggttttctgattgtcgtgagcagctttgcaagccaactcgagcactccgacggccgaaactctataatcgctgttaggtatactggtgctccggcaccaatccgttcggcctagttatccttgcggagcaatcagtgaatgcgaccaacagggaactggagacctgcacggttcgagtgagactttgcctttcccttaacttgtcctcctttgttacgtccacgatgccgatgccgtacaaccacacgggtatacggtttgaaagaaaataacatatttttttgggatccgcgtgttttatactctagcggtacacactcacaggatagagacaaatcggccgactcagccaaaggggcgagtccaacgagacgaacgaatgagcgttaaaatggagcgatggcaaaaaaatacattcattacgatttgttcgctcgttggattcacatgcaggctaaaaagggtccttttcaggatcacaaaattatcttcaatttaaagagtttattgttttgttatcactcgatatccccatcttgttcggctaaaccttcctgtttagcgatttgttgccactcgccacagctttcacagttggaaaatttcttcccatccagcttgtgacatattgtacagtaaattacattcaatggcacgtcgcattaacaccactcagtgtcggattggaggtaattttaacctgtaattgaacatttgcgatgacagtggtacagtgtcgactttcaatgtggggtcataatttggatctccatgtttacaaaaatttccaactaaataagtcgcattacatgtccgtccaattagcttaatgtcgaactaattgtaaattactgtactttcaatctggaaacaatttaagaactggtgaaaattgaataatcaggaaagtccccaactatcaataagctcagaacaactgccaaattcacatactcatcagatcctggcaaacaaattatgaaaaaatcaatttgtgttttattattattttggataatgttttagaacgcattgaactttatttcctaaactcttttttggaaggtttaatggccctgagaatcgccttgttttatggaatggttccaatttagaaaacttagtactcgtggttttgaaaaataccatttcgaacgccctcgatgccgccttgttctggatttgtcaccaaagcagtttgtataaagaacaaacttttttcttctgctacctgatgccgttttgcgattgcgtttgccactcgccactcgctgcaactgcctgttgtctcgatgtccaccgaaccgaatgtgttatgttccgaatgcgggttttcttatcgtcgcgagcagctttgccagctaactcgatcacttcggcggccgaaactatataacgccggctaggtggactggtgcactggtactaacgcgctcggcctagctacccttgcggggaactccagaccaacacggttcgagcgggattttgcctttcccttcacttttcctcctttaccatgtccagacatggctgcttgggttggtttgttgatgtgttgtgatgcgaaccgatgtggtgtacggtttgaatgagaatgatcgtcacgggaggaaggaaggtattgtattatagagattttaaacttttgcagttcattcgtctctagcattgagaaaggccctttgaaaactctactctattctactccagcgctaccacctccgccctcttgccttgagaaaggcactcgatccctcgccgtccagctcgtccagcaacgatgttgtccagtcggtgtccacacaaagaatgggatcgttacggcagcggagcggggatttttaagctgactggctggctcgagaattacgcatgtgtgagactgcgaccaatgtttcgttcattttttttctttttcctttccaatcgtgctgcgttgtattccgctgctgctctggttgcccgttttggtcggtacgatttgaggagcacaaaatggaccaatcaaaaatgggcacatagggcattttgacaatgcttgatatttcacaattattcaattatttatctcatgaaaaatgaaatgttattcattatgatagatgcgtagatatatttcctatcaattgatgcaaaaacctttgcgatctattgagatatgctcgagttataagcgttccaaatcttgcattttttcctacttgttcagtgcctagatttccatttcaccccctatatcttccggttagacgtagtcctacgtcaaaaacacaatagaatcgatgtgaaaaaaaacacctctttcGGATCGACTGAAGAATGCGTCCGATAAGCTTGCAAGTGAGCGAACGAATCAAAAATTGTTGATCTTGTTGagtaacttatgtttggagagctacgtgcaacaATTCGCTGATAATGACCTTGATGTAAAAGATTTTGAAGATTTGctgaagaagcctgaggatgtttacgttggtatcgatgcagaaaAAGCTGAAAAAGAATTGAATGCAGCTAGAAAGCTGACCTTCAAACGTATATGTtttgacttctatattgaacttgTGAAACAGATTTCGAAGCGCTTCAATTTCAGCAAACcggttaggcgtcgtgcacaaattacgtaacgcgataagggagaagaggggggtcgaggttgcgttactttctgtgtgttagaaataggaaattgcgttacgtaggggggggggatgtgtccaaaatccggattttagcgttacgtaatttgtgcacgacgccttatcaAAACTACGGCCTTGACGAACCATCAAAATGTCGTTAAACTAACAAAACTTTTATAGGTTATGTTAGTTTAGCGTCAATTCGTTGAAGCAGGTAATAGACAAGGCTTGGATAAtgaattcaggctactcaagacgaatcttATGGGACAAAAAATGTGTGACTCAGATACAACATaacctttattttcattttttcccttaATATAGATACagttttttatacagatttttttgctaaaagtacaaatatacagtttttttgaaaattttacaaaattaaatgtgGCCTGTGAATGGATGATGTACGACTAGCAATTTCCCATCATAGTGAGGATTTGTGATTGTTTTGCTCAGCTTTATGCCTTATAATGTCTGAACTATTTGTAATCAAAACCCCTGATCAAATTATATTAGCCAGTATTGTTCGGTAATGCAGTTTAGCCCTTTATAAgaccgtggcaactatattgtcacccatgaaaaaatatttttttcgcttcACTTGgcatattatttcaatattttacttaactaaaaaaatttaaaggtatctggcaatactctaATTTTTTGGGTTGCTTAAAATGTAcaatattaatttgggagtcatttttatgtaacaaaaccacgattttgGAGCGCCGGatgaaaattctgtttaaataagtttttcactgcAAACGTACTatttaaggtggccgtacactgttcgTCCAGAGGTAAAATATTTtatactttttgacagataaagttaggtttgatatttgatatttgtacaatcatttttatttgccactcttcaattttcaacagtggtaaacaatgtcaaacatcgaacatgaaaaaaaatcgactgcAATATTTAAGGTTACCTAACCGTCGGTACATGGTTCGAaagttcgaagaacagaccgaaaaaaaTAAACTGGGGAAAAAAGAAGTTAATGAccggaacattgttccgcgaattgttttaaaaggatcgatctttatcactacttttaccactagcagtcaataatgaCTCTAGGAAACCAATTGTTCAGTCTCACGACTGAAGAAAAGAGAAACCGCAAGAGAAAACATGTCTGTACATGTTCATAAGGAACAAACGCCCCTTTTCTTTGATTCCCCTTCCAGCAGCGCACGTGCATTACATAGCGCAATAACGGCAACAACACAAGAAAGAAAAATGCTGTCCATCGCTATTGCAGCATTACCGCTGAATAAAACTATGCGTTTCAGCCAGTGAGACGCTCTCACatctatatttttttgacgGCTCAAGAAGTGTTTTACctcgaacagttttttttacaagtgtTTCTCTTTTAGTCTAGAATAAGTTAGTATAATTTTAGATTAAGCTAGGGCAATGTAAATAAAGTGTATTATAAAAGACAACATTCCGTGTATTGAATTTCACAGTGTTTAAGAGTTTCTATCTAGCAGCTGATTCAACGAGAGTGGTCGTCAGCGTAGATCAGCGAGTGGAAAGTTTCGCAGCACGCAGCTTTTCAGCCAGCTACTTCCCGGCGATTGTGATTGTCGCATGCGTGAGGCATCACCAGCTGTCCAATTAAACCGAGGAAAGGTCACGAGCATCTTTGCCTCCTCCCCAATCATATACAGTCCACCATCGAACCACACATAAGaaattggtccttcgaaccggatcgaaGCAGACTCCGAGAAGAAGAGCAGTTACCAGTATGAAATCTAACACGGAATTTAAACAGTGAAGCGTTTATAGACTAAAGTGAGTGAGAGTATTTGAACAATTTGTGAAGTGAACGAACAATCAAACAACGAGCAAAATGCCCACGAAGAGAACACCAGTGAAAAACGACCGTGCTACTGCAGAAGTTGCTAGCAGCATCGAAGCTTTGTCTGCGCTCCGCGGTGCAGCGCAAGGAAAAATAACAAGGATCATGCATCTCCTTCAACAAGCAGAAGTGGAGCAAAAGGAAATTTCCAGTCAACAAGTCAAAGTGTGGATGAAACGAGTTGAAGCAGCGAATAACGACTTTGACGGTTATCATCAGCAAATAGTGAGTGGAAGTCCAGCGTCGGAGCAAGAAGAAATTGATAATCGTTATGTGCAGTTTGAGGAAATATACAACGAAGTGACagtgaaattagaaatgttGCAAGAGCGACAAACACAACCAGCTGCTTCACAACCCATTATGAATCCGCCGCCATTAGTGATTCAGCAATCGCTCCCACGTATCATACCAACATTCGACGGCAGATATGAGCACTGGGAGAAGTTTAAAATATTGTTCCGAGATGTAGTGGATCGAAGCAATGAACCTCCTCGCATCAAGCTGTATCATCTAGAGAAGGCTCTAGTGGGAGAAGCTGCCAAATTGATTGACGCCAGGACGCTAAACGAAGGAAACTACGACAGAGCCTGGCAACTGCTAGAGGAGAGATACGAGAACAAGCGGCGATTGATCGATTTGCATATTCGCGGGTTGTTAAGCATGCAAAAAATAGTGAAAGAAAATTATAGTGAGCTGcaaaaattagttgaaactttcaGCAACCATGTGGAGAATTTAAAGTTCCTTGGACAGGAATTTACTGGTGTTTCAGAGCAAATTGCTGTTTATCTGTTAGCACAATCCATTGATGACGAGACGAAGAAACTTTGGGAGGCGACCATACGGCGAGGTGAACTACCAAATTTTGACTTAACAGTACAATTTTTAAAAGATCGAGTTTCAATTTTGGAAAGATGTCAGCCAACCGAAGAAATTAAATTCAAGCAGCAGCGCATTTATTCGAACCCGTCCTCGGAAGAACCTTCGATTCAGCGTTTCAACTCAGCGAATTCTCCTGCAGTGCAACAAAGTCAATGTGATTTCTGCAGTAACATCCATCCATCTTACAAGTGTCCGGAATTCAACAGTTCTACATTGAGTCAACGTCTGCTGAAGGTTAAGGAAAGGAATTGCTGTTTTAACTGCCTACGTCGAGGCCATCGAGTAATAGAGTGTCCATCTAAAAGAACGTGCATCAAATGTCAACGGAAACATCACACCTTGCTTCATAGCGACGTAACTGTACCGAAGAGCAATGTTGATAAGAGACAACTTTCCCAAACCAGTGTCGCAGTGGAACCGACAACAACCTTTGAAGAGAATGCTGCATGCCAGTCCACAGTAACATCAGCCCTGTCCAATACACGGTCAAACCCAGTCAGCCAAGTGGTGTTATACACTGCTTTAGTCAAAGTTTTAGATCGAGATCACCAAATACATCAATGCCGTGCCCTGTTGGATTGTGGCTCACAGGTGAGTTTCATTTCGCAATCACTCCAAAATAGTTTAAATCAACATACCCACAGGAATTCAATTAGCAGATCCCTACTTTAATCAATCAAATAAGATAGACCTACTTATCGGAATGGATTGGTTCCATGATTTGATGAAACCAGGCTTTCTTAGACTAGCGGACAACCTTCCCAGTCTTCAAGACTCACAACTAGGATGGCTAGTAGGTGGTCGATTTAATAATTACAATCACAACATAATAACACTACACGCTCTTACTGTGAGCTCAGATTCTCTTGgagaaaatttacaaaaagtcCAGGAGATAGGAGTGTCAGAAAATACTTACTCAACCGTTGaagaagaaaattgcaagctACATTTTACAAAAGCATATCACCAAGATGAGAAGAGTCGTTCCATTTTTCAATCACCTCTGAAGAACATGAAAGGGAAGAAAAAGCATCCATTACAAGCAAATGTCATCGAAGGTAATATTTACATAAACGACACCCTATTTGATTCCAATGATACGGAAGAAGCGAATATATTTCAAACACAACCAAATGGACTCAATTCCAGCGGAATGAacttgcaaaaatggttacctTATTACCTTATGGCTTCTTACTTACAATCCATCAAGATAAAGATTTCATAGTCAATGTTAGGAACTGTACGATAGCGAAAAACGAAATATGGTGGATTAATTCCCAGTTATTGCGAACAGTAGAGTATAACGTAGAAAGCATTGATGTACCTCCAGATATTGAGGTATTAATTCCCGAACTCAATCATAAATCACCATTTCATTACTCATTGATAAACGAAGAATTTCCGCTTTTCAAAAATGTTGAATCGTATGATCATCTAAAGAAAACTATATCATATTTGTTGCATTCAAGTAACACCAAACAGAATCGGGAAACCAATCGCTATCCTATCGTTTCTAAACATTACCAAGCAACATCATATATCATTAGTGCAATGCAGTATCATGAATTCTTGAAGGAAATTAAGTGTATATTATCTGGTGTGCCTAATCGGAGACAGGATAATTTGTATGGACCTGAGTTTACTAAGTTTAGTGCTTGTGGTAGAAGTCAAATGTACGACACTTTCAAGCGACCCATTCACAAATTAGCACCTTTAGCTATTTTGGATAATGATCGAAATGATTCCACTTTATTAGAAAAAGCAGCTTTTACCTATTCGCCGGGGGAGTATGTTCAGTCTCATGACTGAAGAAAAGAGAAACCGCAAGAGAAAACATGTCTGTACATGTTCATAAGGAACAAACGCCCCTTTTCTTTGATTCCCCTTCCAGCAGCGCACGTGCATTACATAGCGCAATAACGGCAACAACACAAGAAAGAAAAATGCTGTCCATCGCTATTGCAGCATTACCGCTGAATAAAACTATGCGTTTCAGCCAGTGAGACGCTCTCACatctatatttttttgacgGCTCAAGAAGTGTTTTACctcgaacagttttttttacaagtgtTTCTCTTTTAGTCTAGAATAAGTTAGTATAATTTTAGATTAAGCTAGGGCAATGTAAATAAAGTGTATTATAAAAGACAACATTCCGTGTATTGAATTTCACAGTGTTTAAGAGTTTCTATCTAGCAGCTGATTCAACGAGAGTGGTCGTCAGCGTAGATCAGCGAGTGGAAAGTTTCGCAGCACGCAGCTTTTCAGCCAGCTACTTCCCGGCGATTGTGATTGTCGCATGCGTGAGGCATCACCAGCTGTCCAATTAAACCGAGGAAAGGTCACGAGCATCTTTGCCTCCTCCCCAATCATATACAGTCCACCATCGAACCACACATAAGaaattggtccttcgaaccggatcgaaGCAGACTCCGAGAAGAAGAGCAGTTACCAGTATGAAATCTAACACGGAATTTAAACAGTGAAGCGTTTATAGACTAAAGTGAGTGAGAGTATTTGAACAATTTGTGAAGTGAACGAACAATCAAACAACGAGCAAAATGCCCACGAAGAGAACACCAGTGAAAAACGACCGTGCTACTGCAGAAGTTGCTAGCAGCATCGAAGCTTTGTCTGCGCTCCGCGGTGCAGCGCAAGGAAAAATAACAAGGATCATGCATCTCCTTCAACAAGCAGAAGTGGAGCAAAAGGAAATTTCCAGTCAACAAGTCAAAGTGTGGATGAAACGAGTTGAAGCAGCGAATAACGACTTTGACGGTTATCATCAGCAAATAGTGAGTGGAAGTCCAGCGTCGGAGCAAGAAGAAATTGATAATCGTTATGTGCAGTTTGAGGAAATATACAACGAAGTGACagtgaaattagaaatgttGCAAGAGCGACAAACACAACCAGCTGCTTCACAACCCATTATGAATCCGCCGCCATTAGTGATTCAGCAATCGCTCCCACGTATCATACCAACATTCGACGGCAGATATGAGCACTGGGAGAAGTTTAAAATATTGTTCCGAGATGTAGTGGATCGAAGCAATGAACCTCCTCGCATCAAGCTGTATCATCTAGAGAAGGCTCTAGTGGGAGAAGCTGCCAAATTGATTGACGCCAGGACGCTAAACGAAGGAAACTACGACAGAGCCTGGCAACTGCTAGAGGAGAGATACGAGAACAAGCGGCGATTGATCGATTTGCATATTCGCGGGTTGTTAAGCATGCAAAAAATAGTGAAAGAAAATTATAGTGAGCTGcaaaaattagttgaaactttcaGCAACCATGTGGAGAATTTAAAGTTCCTTGGACAGGAATTTACTGGTGTTTCAGAGCAAATTGCTGTTTATCTGTTAGCACAATCCATTGATGACGAGACGAAGAAACTTTGGGAGGCGACCATACGGCGAGGTGAACTACCAAATTTTGACTTAACAGTACAATTTTTAAAAGATCGAGTTTCAATTTTGGAAAGATGTCAGCCA
The Toxorhynchites rutilus septentrionalis strain SRP chromosome 2, ASM2978413v1, whole genome shotgun sequence genome window above contains:
- the LOC129766946 gene encoding uncharacterized protein LOC129766946, with protein sequence MPTKRTPVKNDRATAEVASSIEALSALRGAAQGKITRIMHLLQQAEVEQKEISSQQVKVWMKRVEAANNDFDGYHQQIVSGSPASEQEEIDNRYVQFEEIYNEVTVKLEMLQERQTQPAASQPIMNPPPLVIQQSLPRIIPTFDGRYEHWEKFKILFRDVVDRSNEPPRIKLYHLEKALVGEAAKLIDARTLNEGNYDRAWQLLEERYENKRRLIDLHIRGLLSMQKIVKENYSELQKLVETFSNHVENLKFLGQEFTGVSEQIAVYLLAQSIDDETKKLWEATIRRGELPNFDLTVQFLKDRVSILERCQPTEEIKFKQQRIYSNPSSEEPSIQRFNSANSPAVQQSQCDFCSNIHPSYKCPEFNSSTLSQRLLKVKERNCCFNCLRRGHRVIECPSKRTCIKCQRKHHTLLHSDVTVPKSNVDKRQLSQTSVAVEPTTTFEENAACQSTVTSALSNTRSNPVSQVVLYTALVKVLDRDHQIHQCRALLDCGSQEFN